The Salinigranum marinum genome contains a region encoding:
- a CDS encoding DUF433 domain-containing protein, whose protein sequence is MAGTGSQSSSDGTMPEIVTTDDVLGGNPRIEGHRIGVYHVYQRYVEGDDTPEDIATSYDISVAEVHAALAYAFSHPEEMRTIEAQNQSMYEENAPNRLVPDETT, encoded by the coding sequence ATGGCTGGAACTGGGTCACAATCGAGCTCGGACGGGACGATGCCGGAGATCGTGACGACGGACGATGTCCTCGGCGGGAATCCCCGGATAGAGGGACATCGTATCGGCGTGTATCACGTCTACCAGCGCTACGTCGAAGGGGACGACACGCCCGAGGACATCGCCACGAGCTACGACATCTCTGTCGCCGAGGTCCACGCCGCGCTCGCGTACGCCTTCAGCCATCCCGAGGAGATGCGTACCATCGAGGCACAGAACCAGTCGATGTACGAGGAGAACGCGCCGAATCGCCTCGTTCCTGACGAGACCACGTAG
- a CDS encoding vWA domain-containing protein, which translates to MTSALYEWTIYPTGITEVLLDEDDERIVFASEADATGFDAVREALQRLARDALSIRSAERDDITHSHDKTASVRRARLVVETWQSAILPLLEDRSEATAESPTEGDDQETAVDSVSSSDSDGSETAGSETETDPSSDEGTDGQGDERPQVERSATVNPFQDVLDQPTITPDRLDGDLDETPGLDDPNAHTADTPGSDSDDSSQSVGSDEDQPSQPLPASKPLDSRARALARSIERPNTEPESSYDERPSSGDEVDDSSDTAQQSTIGDFDDGCAPLNDCSSGETTDSRDERDYGYEQVESKAPTTSTPSEDGSESTAAPEPAHAEVLDRDPANEIDTYEEALTADRTAAHDEADRESIDTDALERELEDLSHRLDRGSSDDDQAAGRTTGGPGQLDELELVPIADDHAPPGMWADIEDGAARVAGTLEKQLRLDRQRDVRRGLTAGGYDTTAGHRLLIGDPRVCKVDTPGREKRYALVLVLDRSGSMRNGEPPKIEVATKALARFAVAAEGLGIEVAIVDFVDGHARLVKPFSVETRHVHAALLDTDCGGGTPLADALELARQLVEDHRDEPLIVAVTDGEPSSVDDVIDQIRAAHAPICSLTIATDTQPGRLSTDASKLAEYYEREATVYDGGRLDDRLDQFASLLVGF; encoded by the coding sequence GTGACGAGTGCGCTCTACGAATGGACGATCTATCCGACGGGCATCACGGAGGTACTTCTGGACGAAGACGACGAGCGGATCGTCTTCGCGTCGGAGGCGGATGCCACGGGCTTCGATGCTGTTCGGGAGGCACTCCAGCGGTTAGCGCGGGATGCCCTTTCGATCCGGAGCGCCGAGCGCGATGACATCACCCACAGCCACGATAAGACCGCATCTGTACGGCGAGCTCGGCTCGTCGTCGAGACCTGGCAGTCGGCGATCCTCCCGCTCCTCGAGGACCGTTCCGAAGCAACCGCCGAGTCGCCAACGGAGGGCGATGATCAAGAGACTGCTGTGGACTCCGTCTCATCGTCGGACTCGGACGGCTCGGAAACAGCTGGTTCTGAGACTGAAACTGACCCATCGAGCGACGAGGGAACCGACGGACAGGGCGACGAGCGTCCGCAAGTCGAACGGAGCGCAACGGTCAATCCGTTCCAGGACGTCCTCGACCAGCCTACAATCACGCCGGATCGGCTTGATGGAGACCTTGACGAGACACCTGGCCTTGACGATCCGAACGCCCACACTGCCGATACCCCCGGCTCAGACTCTGATGATTCATCCCAATCGGTGGGCAGCGATGAAGACCAGCCCTCCCAGCCCTTGCCGGCCTCGAAGCCTCTCGACTCCAGAGCGCGGGCACTCGCTCGCTCCATCGAGCGCCCGAACACAGAACCCGAGTCCTCGTACGATGAACGTCCCTCCAGCGGTGACGAGGTGGATGACAGCTCTGATACCGCACAACAGTCGACCATCGGGGATTTTGACGACGGCTGCGCTCCTCTTAACGACTGCTCATCTGGAGAGACGACTGACTCTCGCGATGAGCGCGACTACGGCTACGAGCAAGTCGAAAGCAAGGCCCCAACCACGAGTACCCCCTCTGAGGACGGATCAGAATCCACAGCCGCCCCCGAGCCGGCACACGCTGAGGTCCTCGATCGAGATCCTGCTAATGAGATAGACACCTACGAGGAAGCACTCACTGCCGACCGAACTGCGGCTCACGACGAGGCAGACCGGGAGAGCATCGACACCGACGCGCTGGAGCGTGAGTTGGAGGACCTCAGCCACCGGCTCGATCGGGGTAGTTCGGACGACGACCAGGCGGCCGGCAGGACGACTGGGGGCCCGGGCCAGCTGGACGAACTAGAGCTCGTTCCCATCGCTGATGACCATGCACCACCGGGGATGTGGGCCGACATCGAAGACGGCGCTGCCCGGGTTGCTGGCACGCTCGAGAAACAGCTCCGGCTCGACCGGCAGCGTGATGTTCGGCGAGGATTGACCGCCGGTGGATACGACACCACCGCGGGCCATCGGCTTCTGATCGGCGATCCCCGAGTCTGCAAGGTTGACACGCCGGGCCGCGAGAAACGCTACGCACTGGTGCTGGTCCTCGACCGCTCGGGCTCGATGCGAAACGGCGAGCCCCCGAAGATCGAGGTCGCGACGAAGGCGCTGGCGCGGTTCGCCGTCGCTGCAGAGGGGCTCGGGATCGAGGTGGCGATCGTCGATTTCGTCGACGGTCACGCTCGGCTCGTGAAACCCTTCTCTGTCGAGACTCGCCACGTCCACGCGGCGCTACTTGACACGGACTGTGGTGGGGGAACGCCGCTGGCGGATGCTCTCGAACTCGCACGCCAACTCGTCGAGGATCACCGCGACGAGCCACTCATCGTCGCCGTGACCGACGGCGAGCCGAGTAGCGTCGACGACGTCATCGATCAGATTCGGGCCGCCCATGCCCCCATCTGTTCGCTCACCATCGCCACCGATACCCAGCCGGGACGTCTCTCGACTGACGCCTCGAAACTCGCCGAATATTATGAGCGTGAAGCCACCGTGTACGACGGGGGGCGGCTAGACGACCGGCTCGATCAGTTCGCCAGTCTCCTCGTCGGATTCTAA
- a CDS encoding DUF5615 family PIN-like protein, protein MELLADENVETEWIQALRDDGHDVVRVVDVEDLGVSATDPDVLAVATRQNRVLLTADQSDFSNPPADEHPGIIIIADVTRTGGEVRRAVRRIERSVSDLSDHVAYVSDWL, encoded by the coding sequence ATGGAGCTTCTCGCGGACGAAAACGTCGAGACAGAGTGGATACAGGCCCTCCGCGACGACGGCCATGATGTCGTCCGTGTCGTCGACGTCGAGGATCTCGGGGTGAGCGCGACTGATCCAGACGTTCTAGCCGTTGCAACCCGGCAGAATCGAGTTCTGCTGACAGCTGATCAGTCGGATTTCAGTAATCCACCGGCAGACGAGCATCCAGGTATCATCATTATCGCGGACGTGACCCGGACGGGCGGCGAAGTGAGACGTGCGGTTCGCCGAATTGAACGGTCAGTCTCCGACCTCTCTGATCACGTCGCGTACGTCAGTGACTGGCTTTGA
- a CDS encoding AAA family ATPase, with protein sequence MSSSESDSAVDRPEPLVVLSHLVHRLLTREGGSVPLERVTLRVSDYVDIGDQEAADLIDAGAAEGVFTLDRGSGGSTTIVGVSPQGEEPAVITEAFGGPAGATGTVDFQALEVVTESIATALRDDGYATFTDLADADVGDLAGLTGTLTESRAEAIIQAAPRHVPVGVWLARSADIRYGRRVEETTGRGTAQVVDITAATEPVGEPRYRSEGLEPDAVEAQYVSDIGRNEQDPVPTGLHVLDGPDHPDVPKAATHPEAGDDALPVDASGKVVPPAVPTEPRLQLPLDELLAKKLARGLVPIRLVGPRGSGKNYLVKYLCHRTNRGYVSVDCDEATHTEDLFGPLTPTEDGLIAPRNGPAKQALLNGSVLVLNEFPVMRAGAAMSLHRLLNEGKLLVKAHGELVEPHPSARIVITMNPPTREYRDSEPMNSATRGRFRALEQPYIQDVDEEVATLDAQVNASHEVVDRGTLRKIVQFAHQTRQNENWPTLSTRNLTILCEHIEDGASPKAAVKNEVWAVAEPNQYPDDTYETLNDYL encoded by the coding sequence ATGTCCTCATCCGAGTCAGATTCAGCTGTCGATCGACCCGAACCGCTCGTCGTCCTCTCACACCTCGTCCATCGTCTGCTCACGCGCGAGGGAGGGAGTGTCCCGCTCGAACGCGTGACCCTCCGGGTCAGCGACTACGTCGATATCGGCGATCAGGAGGCCGCGGACCTCATCGATGCTGGTGCTGCCGAGGGGGTTTTCACTCTCGACCGGGGGTCCGGTGGAAGTACGACCATCGTCGGGGTCTCGCCGCAGGGTGAGGAGCCGGCCGTGATCACGGAGGCCTTCGGTGGCCCTGCTGGCGCTACTGGGACTGTCGATTTTCAAGCCCTCGAAGTCGTCACCGAGAGCATTGCGACCGCACTCCGTGATGACGGCTACGCGACCTTCACCGATCTCGCGGACGCTGATGTCGGTGATCTCGCCGGATTAACCGGGACGCTAACCGAGAGTCGTGCGGAGGCGATCATCCAGGCAGCGCCCCGGCACGTCCCGGTTGGCGTGTGGCTCGCCCGGAGTGCCGACATCCGATACGGTCGACGCGTGGAGGAGACGACGGGTCGAGGGACGGCTCAGGTGGTCGATATCACCGCCGCCACCGAGCCTGTCGGTGAACCCCGCTATCGATCCGAGGGGCTCGAGCCGGACGCTGTCGAGGCCCAGTACGTCTCCGATATCGGCCGGAACGAACAGGACCCGGTGCCGACAGGTCTACACGTCCTCGACGGTCCTGACCATCCCGACGTCCCGAAGGCCGCGACGCATCCCGAGGCGGGGGACGACGCCCTGCCAGTCGATGCGTCAGGGAAAGTGGTTCCGCCGGCGGTTCCGACGGAGCCGCGTCTCCAGCTTCCACTAGACGAGCTGCTCGCGAAGAAACTGGCCCGTGGGCTAGTTCCGATCCGTCTGGTTGGCCCACGGGGCTCCGGGAAGAACTACCTCGTCAAGTACCTGTGTCACCGAACGAACCGTGGCTACGTCTCGGTAGACTGTGACGAGGCTACCCACACGGAGGACCTGTTCGGACCGCTCACGCCCACCGAGGACGGGCTGATCGCTCCTCGGAACGGGCCGGCCAAACAAGCGCTACTGAATGGGTCGGTGCTGGTGCTCAACGAATTCCCCGTGATGCGTGCTGGCGCCGCGATGTCGCTCCATCGCCTGCTCAACGAAGGAAAGCTCCTCGTGAAAGCGCATGGCGAGTTGGTTGAGCCCCATCCATCAGCACGAATTGTGATTACGATGAATCCGCCGACCCGTGAGTACCGGGATTCCGAGCCGATGAACTCGGCCACTCGTGGCCGGTTCCGGGCGCTCGAACAGCCCTACATTCAGGACGTCGACGAGGAGGTCGCGACGCTGGATGCACAGGTGAACGCCAGTCACGAGGTTGTGGATCGGGGGACGCTCCGGAAAATCGTCCAGTTCGCCCACCAGACCCGGCAGAACGAGAACTGGCCGACGCTCTCGACGCGAAATCTGACGATTCTCTGCGAGCACATCGAGGACGGCGCTTCTCCGAAGGCAGCGGTCAAGAACGAGGTGTGGGCAGTCGCCGAGCCGAATCAGTATCCCGACGACACCTACGAGACGCTCAACGACTATCTATAG
- a CDS encoding transposase: MAHEIVTRTYTASIQNQEQVKGDLDASGFAASKLWNVGRWICDRVWSEIGHIPSHAELTAYLKSHERYDDLHSQSSQRVLQELAEAFNSWYGNRRNGDTRANPPKYRKRGDEHPRSTVTFKQAGFKLDTKYNRVRLSKGSNLKEYWSDFILCEFHTRPDVDLSTVEDIQQVRAVWTGEVWELHFVCKIEIRISGTSGDKTAGIDLGINNFAALAYEGGHGELYPLNCLKQDDYYFSKRIARCDDADSAQSTRLNQKKSTRRTYYFHTLSKHIVQRCVEEDVETLAVGDLSGIREDEENGEPKDWGKHGNLDLHSWAFDRFTRMLGYKAEAEGITTKRVSERDTSRSCSSCSRKRDANRVERGLYVCDGCGAVANADVNGAENIRRKVSPSPPNRAVDRSNGWLAQPSTYLFDSQSGCFAPREQITL; encoded by the coding sequence ATGGCGCACGAGATCGTTACCCGAACCTATACTGCGTCAATTCAGAACCAAGAACAGGTGAAGGGCGATCTCGACGCCTCGGGATTCGCAGCCTCGAAACTCTGGAACGTCGGTCGGTGGATCTGTGACCGCGTCTGGTCGGAGATTGGGCATATTCCCAGCCACGCCGAACTCACCGCTTACCTCAAGTCGCACGAACGCTACGATGACCTGCATTCACAGTCAAGTCAGCGTGTTCTTCAGGAACTCGCTGAAGCGTTCAATAGCTGGTACGGTAATCGACGCAACGGAGACACGCGAGCGAACCCGCCGAAGTATCGCAAACGCGGAGACGAACATCCTCGTTCAACGGTTACATTCAAACAGGCAGGCTTCAAGCTTGATACGAAGTACAACCGAGTTCGACTCAGCAAGGGTTCTAATCTCAAGGAGTATTGGTCGGACTTCATTCTCTGTGAGTTCCATACGCGACCCGATGTTGACCTCTCTACAGTAGAGGATATCCAACAAGTTCGGGCAGTTTGGACTGGGGAGGTCTGGGAACTTCACTTCGTCTGCAAAATCGAGATCAGGATTTCAGGGACGTCAGGCGACAAAACTGCAGGGATTGATCTCGGCATCAACAACTTTGCCGCGCTCGCTTATGAAGGCGGCCACGGCGAGTTGTATCCGTTGAACTGTTTGAAGCAGGATGACTACTACTTCAGCAAGCGCATCGCTCGCTGTGATGACGCCGACTCAGCACAGTCAACTCGCCTGAATCAGAAGAAGTCGACTCGCCGTACCTACTACTTCCACACCCTATCGAAACATATCGTCCAACGGTGCGTAGAGGAGGACGTTGAGACTCTTGCAGTTGGTGACCTCTCTGGGATTCGTGAGGACGAGGAGAATGGCGAGCCGAAGGACTGGGGGAAGCACGGTAATCTCGACTTGCATTCATGGGCGTTCGACCGCTTCACGAGGATGCTGGGCTACAAGGCCGAAGCAGAGGGGATTACGACCAAAAGAGTCTCCGAGCGAGACACGTCGAGATCATGTTCGAGCTGCAGTCGTAAGCGGGATGCGAACCGTGTCGAACGGGGATTGTACGTGTGCGATGGGTGTGGAGCAGTGGCAAACGCAGACGTAAACGGTGCTGAAAACATTCGAAGGAAAGTATCTCCAAGTCCACCGAATCGCGCGGTGGATAGGAGTAACGGCTGGTTGGCACAGCCATCGACGTATCTGTTCGATTCGCAGAGCGGATGCTTCGCACCGCGAGAACAAATCACGTTGTAA